From the Arthrobacter sp. PM3 genome, one window contains:
- a CDS encoding helix-turn-helix transcriptional regulator, whose product MTSIPAPSPQPRDVQRLRDLARLRRVRDRMDREYAQPLDVEALARDAHMSAGHLSREFRLAYGESPYSYLMTRRIERAMALLRRGDISVTEACFAVGCSSLGTFSTRFTELVGVPPSVYRREAARAPAGMPSCVVKQVTRPVRNREAPAAGPQLA is encoded by the coding sequence GCCAAGGGACGTCCAGCGTCTGCGGGACCTTGCGCGGCTGCGCCGGGTCCGAGACCGGATGGACAGGGAGTATGCGCAGCCGCTGGACGTCGAAGCCCTTGCCCGTGACGCGCACATGTCAGCCGGGCATCTCAGCCGCGAGTTCCGCCTGGCCTACGGCGAGTCTCCGTACAGCTACCTCATGACGCGGCGGATTGAGCGGGCAATGGCGCTGCTGCGCCGCGGTGACATCAGCGTCACCGAGGCCTGTTTCGCCGTCGGCTGTTCCTCGCTGGGCACCTTCAGCACCCGCTTCACCGAGCTGGTCGGCGTGCCGCCGAGCGTCTACCGGCGGGAGGCGGCGCGCGCTCCCGCCGGGATGCCGTCCTGCGTGGTGAAACAGGTGACAAGACCGGTCAGGAATCGAGAAGCGCCCGCCGCCGGGCCGCAGCTAGCATGA
- a CDS encoding VOC family protein: MDITIHASFLPHNDPDASLAFYRDTLGFEVRNDVGYGGMRWITVGPVGQPGTSIVLEPPAADPGITDEERRTIAEMIAKGTYARVLLATSDVDGTFERLQASGAEVVQEPTDQAYGVRDCAFRDPAGNLLRIQEPR, translated from the coding sequence ATGGACATCACAATTCACGCGAGTTTTCTTCCACACAACGACCCCGACGCCTCCCTGGCGTTCTACCGCGACACCCTCGGTTTTGAGGTCCGCAACGACGTCGGCTACGGCGGGATGCGCTGGATCACCGTCGGCCCGGTGGGCCAGCCCGGCACCTCGATCGTGCTGGAGCCGCCGGCTGCGGATCCGGGCATTACCGACGAGGAACGCCGCACCATCGCCGAAATGATCGCCAAGGGCACCTACGCGCGTGTACTGCTGGCAACCAGCGACGTCGACGGCACGTTCGAACGGCTGCAGGCCAGCGGCGCGGAGGTCGTCCAGGAGCCGACCGACCAGGCGTACGGGGTCCGCGACTGCGCGTTTCGCGATCCCGCGGGGAACCTGCTCCGGATCCAGGAGCCCCGCTGA